The following coding sequences are from one Eucalyptus grandis isolate ANBG69807.140 chromosome 11, ASM1654582v1, whole genome shotgun sequence window:
- the LOC104427201 gene encoding probable terpene synthase 12: MALHLFSLPSVFSEKISRQVPRSTSTKAAFPQGGRRSANYQPSIWTHNDLPSLVIDEGRQSRRVVELQREKAQMVEEVRGALHDENAELITIFALVDDIQRLGLGRHFEEDISRALHRCLSPDVVYKGLQKSLHGTALSFRILRQHGFEVSPDVFKIFMDESGSFMKTLGNDVQGVLSLYEASRLAFEDEDILREAETFTIEHLKNHNRDINKDLQGEVNHELEWPLHRRMSLLEARRFIEAYSRRRYTSHRILKFSATNFNTLQSTLQGDLQEVLRWWDNVGLANELNFARDRLVECFFAAVAVADEHPLSNCRKGLTKVNILNVIIDDVYDIYGTLDELELFTDAVRRWDINAVEDLPGYMKLCFLALYNCVNELAYDTLKETRENVIPYLTKAWYDACEAFLQEAKWSHNKITPRVEEYLNNGWISVSGHVMLIHAYFLSSPSMRKEELESLEHYHDLLRLPSMIFRLTNDLATSSAELERGETTNSIWCYMQEMGVSELEARKYVIKMIDTTWKKLNKYLVNDSTFNQSFVRMAFNLARMAHCMYHDGDAVGAPDDLSMNRVHSLIIDPVSLEPGLDGGILT, from the exons ATGGCACttcaccttttctctcttccaagTGTTTTCTCCGAGAAGATTAGCCGTCAAGTCCCTCGTTCGACAAGCACCAAAGCTGCTTTTCCTCAAGGAGGACGAAGATCCGCCAATTATCAGCCATCTATCTGGACTCACAATGACCTTCCGTCCCTCGTGATTGATGAAGGTCGTCAATCTCGTCGCGTG GTTGAGCTGCAGAGAGAAAAGGCACAAATGGTGGAAGAAGTCAGAGGTGCTCTTCACGACGAAAATGCTGAGCTCATTACCATATTTGCTCTGGTTGACGACATTCAACGCCTAGGATTGGGACGTCACTTTGAGGAAGACATTTCGCGAGCTCTTCACCGATGTCTCTCTCCAGATGTGGTCTATAAAGGCCTACAGAAGTCTCTGCATGGCACAGCTCTCAGCTTTAGAATTCTTAGACAGCATGGCTTTGAAGTTTCTCCAG ATGTTTTTAAGATTTTCATGGACGAAAGTGGCAGTTTTATGAAGACCCTTGGGAATGATGTCCAAGGTGTGCTAAGCCTATACGAAGCCTCCCGTTTGGCCTTTGAAGATGAAGATATTTTGCGCGAGGCTGAAACATTCACCATCGAGCATCTCAAAAACCATAATCGCGACATCAACAAAGATCTTCAAGGCGAAGTGAACCATGAATTGGAATGGCCCCTGCACCGTAGAATGTCGCTGTTAGAAGCTCGAAGGTTCATCGAAGCTTATAGCAGACGTAGATACACGAGTCATCGAATCCTCAAATTTTCTGCTACGAACTTCAACACGTTGCAATCAACCCTCCAAGGAGATCTCCAGGAAGTGTTAAG ATGGTGGGATAATGTTGGACTCGCAAACGAACTAAACTTCGCGAGGGATAGACTAGTGGAGTGCTTCTTTGCAGCGGTTGCAGTGGCAGATGAGCATCCACTCAGTAATTGTCGGAAAGGGCTGACCAAAGTGAACATTCTGAACGTCATCATCGACGATGTGTACGATATTTATGGCACATTGGACGAACTGGAGCTATTCACAGACGCTGTTCGCAG ATGGGACATTAATGCTGTGGAAGATCTTCCTGGCTATATGAAGTTGTGCTTCTTAGCTCTCTACAACTGCGTGAACGAACTGGCTTACGACACTCTCAAGGAGACTCGGGAAAATGTCATCCCGTATTTGACAAAAGCG TGGTATGATGCGTGTGAAGCCTTCTTGCAAGAAGCTAAATGGAGTCACAACAAGATCACCCCACGAGTAGAAGAGTACTTGAACAACGGGTGGATTTCAGTATCAGGGCATGTCATGTTGATTCATGCCTACTTTTTATCCAGTCCAAGCATGAGAAAGGAGGAACTTGAATCACTAGAACATTACCATGATCTCTTGCGGTTGCCATCCATGATTTTCCGTCTTACCAATGATCTCGCTACCTCATCG GCTGAGCTCGAGAGGGGAGAGACGACAAATTCAATCTGGTGTTACATGCAAGAAATGGGGGTCTCCGAGTTAGAGGCTCGCAAATACGTTATAAAAATGATCGACACAACGTGGAAGAAGCTGAACAAATATCTAGTCAATGACTCAACCTTCAATCAATCTTTTGTGCGGATGGCTTTCAACCTTGCACGGATGGCGCATTGTATGTACCATGACGGAGATGCAGTTGGAGCTCCAGACGATCTATCGATGAACCGTGTGCACTCACTAATAATTGATCCAGTTTCTCTCGAGCCAGGTTTGGATGGAGGAATTTTGACCTAA